From Phaeodactylum tricornutum CCAP 1055/1 chromosome 11, complete sequence, one genomic window encodes:
- a CDS encoding predicted protein has protein sequence KRVITNDAGSNWFNMKPAAMTEDLKKDIALIRSRNYLDPKRFYKSSDPTGKFVQVGTVIEGPTEFFSSRLTKKQRRGNLVDEIMADPASADYAKNKYKRMQQEQTAKSLQRRRGRRGARK, from the coding sequence AAGCGAGTCATTACGAACGATGCTGGTAGCAATTGGTTTAACATGAAGCCTGCTGCCATGAcggaagatttgaaaaaggatATCGCTCTCATTCGGAGTCGAAATTACCTGGACCCCAAGCGTTTCTACAAGTCGTCCGACCCGACGGGCAAATTTGTGCAAGTAGGAACAGTTATCGAAGGCCCGACAGAATTTTTCTCGTCGCGATTGACCAAAAAGCAGCGTAGAGGAAATTTGGTCGATGAGATTATGGCGGATCCGGCGAGTGCTGATTACGCCAAGAACAAATACAAGCGCATGCAACAAGAGCAAACAGCTAAATCCCTCCAGCGCCGTCGAGGTCGACGTGGTGCTCGTAAATAG
- a CDS encoding predicted protein: MPASSDAASRRRQTRLRREYLYRKSLEGREKVVYEQKRVVREALAAGKPLPLEVRASYDKLKREVDSEDIKTAEVHTHVDDEYGDAGLIEPRICVTTSRSPSSRLKQFAKEIKLLFPNSTRINRGNNRVDELMESCRQSEFSDVVIVQETRGEPDGLVICHLPLGPTAFFSLSNAVMRHDLNPPAAPMSEAYPHILLNGFNSELGKRAGNILKCLFPVPRADSKRVVTFSNENDFISFRHHMYSKISHDNVALHEVGPRFEMRLYQIRLGTLEQKEADNEYTLRSFQNTSAKRQVL; the protein is encoded by the coding sequence ATGCCTGCTTCGAGTGATGCTGCTTCTCGACGGCGGCAAACGCGATTACGACGAGAATATCTGTATCGTAAAAGTTTAGAAGGGCGCGAAAAGGTCGTGTATGAGCAAAAGCGCGTCGTCCGTGAGGCATTGGCTGCTGGCAAACCCTTACCTCTGGAAGTTCGGGCGTCGTATGACAAACTCAAGCGCGAAGTTGACTCTGAGGACATAAAGACAGCCGAAGTCCACACGCATGTGGATGACGAATATGGTGATGCTGGCCTAATTGAGCCCCGCATTTGTGTCACTACAAGTCGCAGTCCTTCATCTCGATTGAAGCAGTTTGCAAAGGAAATCaagcttctttttccaaattctACTAGAATTAATCGCGGTAACAACCGTGTTGACGAATTGATGGAAAGCTGTCGCCAGTCTGAGTTCAGCGATGTCGTCATTGTCCAGGAGACTCGTGGTGAGCCGGATGGCCTGGTGATTTGTCACTTGCCTTTAGGCCCCACTGCATTTTTCAGTCTAAGTAACGCTGTAATGCGGCATGACCTTAATCCTCCGGCAGCTCCCATGTCAGAAGCTTACCCACACATTCTTCTGAATGGCTTTAATAGTGAGCTGGGTAAACGAGCTGGCAATATACTGAAGTGTCTGTTTCCGGTACCCAGAGCAGATTCCAAACGCGTCGTTACATTTTCGAATGAAAATGATTTTATTTCCTTCCGTCATCACATGTACAGCAAAATATCACACGATAACGTGGCTTTGCATGAGGTTGGTCCACGTTTCGAGATGCGTCTTTACCAGATCCGGCTAGGAACGCTGGAACAGAAGGAAGCCGACAACGAGTACACACTTCGATCATTTCAAAATACTTCAGCAAAGCGACAGGTGCTGTAG
- a CDS encoding predicted protein, which yields MSTETQFLDKWWQGIGLWYNAQAYEKAMTCWEDASRENVCDDKISNLLVFLAGCYLDARNFVKARECCLRALENRWDRPTAFLATGEYIASYEEDDTEHEPWKEALRIVKKAIKKGSNMWVNPYQRPGFLYRPIAPKQKHIYEEVEQPSWCRSLETNSNQILNDFKDLYKHGKSLAECPTHWPAVGSGSHRDGAGQHDGSVLVGDWREIVLFGSGGQPHLAPFTTRLLQQYAPDAIDLANAGGGEIIFSVLGPKARIQPHCAGHNLRLTAHLGLVIPSRNDRCQIRIADDWRDWEEGKVLVFDDSFEHEVRNDSNQIRAVLLLRFWHPSLLTSERHSALESVMKAKQEDGLRRCCPPLPVPNCWVEDRGMERTNCEKCTRTGHQSIRIQKPSEFLCVCGLSINQ from the coding sequence ATGTCGACCGAGACTCAATTTCTTGATAAATGGTGGCAAGGTATTGGGTTATGGTATAACGCACAGGCCTACGAGAAAGCTATGACTTGTTGGGAAGATGCATCCAGAGAAAATGTCTGCGATGACAAAATTTCCAACCTTCTCGTTTTCTTGGCGGGGTGCTACTTGGACGCGAGAAATTTCGTTAAGGCAAGAGAGTGCTGCTTGAGGGCCCTGGAAAATCGATGGGATCGCCCTACCGCTTTCCTAGCTACAGGGGAGTATATTGCATCGTACGAGGAAGACGATACCGAGCACGAACCGTGGAAGGAAGCGCTTCGGATAGTAAAGAAAGCCATAAAAAAAGGCTCAAATATGTGGGTAAACCCCTACCAAAGACCAGGATTCCTTTATCGTCCAATAgcaccaaaacaaaaacacaTTTACGAAGAGGTTGAGCAACCGAGTTGGTGTCGGTCATTGGAGACTAATTCCAATCAAATCTTGAATGACTTTAAGGACTTGTATAAGCATGGAAAGAGCTTGGCCGAGTGTCCAACGCATTGGCCGGCTGTTGGTTCTGGTTCACATCGAGATGGCGCTGGTCAACATGACGGGTCTGTCCTGGTTGGGGATTGGCGCGAAATAGTTTTGTTTGGTTCTGGCGGACAGCCACACCTTGCCCCGTTTACGACTCGCCTCCTCCAACAATACGCCCCTGACGCCATCGACCTGGCAAATGCTGGTGGGGGCGAGATAATTTTCAGCGTATTGGGTCCGAAGGCCCGAATCCAACCCCACTGCGCGGGGCACAATTTGAGACTGACAGCCCATTTGGGTCTCGTAATCCCTTCTCGGAACGACCGCTGTCAAATTCGCATCGCTGATGATTGGCGTGATTGGGAGGAAGGAAAAGTATTGGTGTTTGACGATTCATTTGAGCATGAGGTACGGAATGACAGCAACCAAATTCGAGCGGTACTTTTGCTTAGGTTTTGGCATCCGTCGTTACTGACTTCAGAACGGCACTCCGCACTGGAAAGCGTTATGAAAGCAAAGCAAGAGGACGGCCTTCGGCGTTGCTGTCCACCACTACCGGTTCCCAATTGTTGGGTAGAAGATAGAGGTATGGAGCGTACAAACTGTGAAAAATGTACGAGGACAGGGCACCAATCCATACGGATTCAAAAGCCATCTGAATTTCTCTGTGTGTGTGGGTTGTCGATAAATCAATGA
- a CDS encoding predicted protein: MDVAMDEETKSNLLMLLSSLCCKLIPEKYDYGSPSLAGNTEDMTDSDEADPHRIHREGSLYNVNPSNMWMSARQLRSKPSMILLDDYEKVPTELSDNMKFVTDPTLDTGEPGLLYYSEDAFYDQNHSPEYALTLNEDIYQRLFNEIFTAKQVPCGLYFCCHGGDGAHTGVSHDDYVDIRVAWSIMSVVLVAMACIEIMA, from the coding sequence TCAAACTTGCtcatgttgttgtcttcGCTTTGCTGCAAGCTTATTCCAGAGAAGTACGACTATGGCTCGCCAAGCCTCGCAGGGAATACTGAAGACATGACAGATTCGGACGAGGCCGATCCACATAGAATTCACCGCGAAGGCTCGCTGTACAATGTAAATCCTTCAAACATGTGGATGTCAGCAAGGCAATTGCGCTCCAAGCCTTCCATGATTTTACTGGATGATTATGAAAAGGTTCCCACCGAACTTAGCGATAACATGAAGTTTGTCACGGACCCGACACTCGATACCGGTGAACCTGGATTGTTGTACTATTCCGAAGATGCCTTTTACGACCAGAACCATTCTCCGGAATATGCTTTGACTCTAAACGAAGACATCTATCAGCGGCTATTCAACGAAATTTTTACTGCTAAGCAAGTGCCCTGTGGGCTGTATTTCTGCTGTCACGGTGGTGACGGTGCGCACACGGGAGTCTCGCACGACGACTACGTTGACATTCGAGTTGCTTGGAGCATCATGAGTGTTGTACTCGTTGCAATGGCGTGCATTGAAATAATGGCCTAA
- a CDS encoding predicted protein, translating to MICNILASTVVYSFLLVGRRAFLQTTGTSFTSMALSTKASGDDRQLKKYFQLVVDSDGGTSMVTRTFQNVEEKGYAKTPQLVTQLDNAFGVPTDVVFTQLMGENPWHHCPAPQFVICLAGGWYVKTNDGNTVNLLPGDVLFQDNTENHPAAKENTKNAQHYSGSLNGEPCDQMIVQLDLRHGPIGDSKNAPQPI from the coding sequence ATGATCTGCAATATTTTGGCTTCAACCGTTGTTTACTCATTCCTTCTAGTAGGCCGTCGCGCATTTCTGCAAACGACTGGAACCTCATTTACCTCAATGGCACTTTCGACGAAGGCTTCTGGAGATGACCGGCAGCTGAAAAAGTACTTTCAGCTTGTTGTCGACAGTGATGGTGGGACATCTATGGTTACGAGAACATTCCAAAATGTCGAGGAAAAAGGATACGCAAAAACGCCACAGCTCGTAACGCAATTGGACAACGCCTTCGGCGTACCGACTGACGTTGTCTTCACACAACTCATGGGAGAGAATCCCTGGCATCACTGCCCTGCCCCACAGTTTGTTATTTGTCTCGCTGGTGGATGGTACGTGAAAACAAACGACGGCAATACGGTCAACCTTTTGCCGGGCGACGTGCTTTTCCAGGACAATACCGAAAATCACCCGGCCGCAAAAGAGAACACGAAGAATGCGCAACACTATTCAGGCTCTCTTAATGGTGAACCTTGTGATCAAATGATTGTCCAGCTGGATTTGAGGCACGGCCCAATTGGAGACTCCAAGAACGCCCCACAACCCATTTAA
- a CDS encoding predicted protein: MTDAKPKLLLAYSGGLDTSVILKWLSEKGFDVIAFCANVGQHEEDFSAVKAKAESCGATKCVISDLRKEFVDDYVLEAIKCNAIYEGRYLLGTSIARPCIAKEMIRIAHEEGATFIAHGATGKGNDQVRFEMCCQALSPTIQCVAPWRDAEFIESFKGRKDLLAYCNQHQIPVDAKPKANYSIDENLFHTSYESGMLEDAMCPPDESMFKMTVSPQAAPDLPETIRIEFDQGLPVKLTNVTDGTEITDSLELFLYCNTIAGKHGIGRIDIVENRFVGIKSRGVYETPGGTLLRAAHMDLEGITMDREVKRIAEHLSAEFARLCYNGFWFAPEMDLVRYSLDFTQRDVVGVVELELYKGNVTIRGRQSPKALYNADLASMDIEGGGDAFDYNPADANGFIRINAVRLKTYAALRAKDGK, encoded by the coding sequence ATGACCGACGCCAAGCCCAAATTGCTCCTCGCCTATTCCGGCGGACTCGACACATCCGTCATTCTCAAGTGGCTTTCGGAAAAGGGATTCGACGTGATTGCCTTTTGTGCCAACGTCGGACAGCACGAGGAAGACTTTtccgccgtcaaggccaaggctGAATCCTGCGGAGCCACCAAGTGTGTCATATCCGACCTCCGCAAGGAATTCGTCGACGACTACGTCCTCGAAGCCATCAAGTGCAACGCCATTTACGAAGGTCGGTACTTGCTCGGCACCTCCATTGCCCGTCCCTGCATCGCCAAGGAAATGATCCGCATCGCGCACGAAGAAGGGGCGACTTTTATTGCGCACGGGGCCACCGGCAAGGGAAACGACCAGGTGCGCTTCGAAATGTGCTGCCAGGCACTCTCACCCACCATTCAGTGCGTCGCTCCCTGGCGCGACGCCGAATTCATCGAATCCTTCAAGGGACGCAAGGATCTACTAGCCTACTGCAACCAACACCAAATTCCCGTTGACGCCAAACCAAAGGCCAATTACTCCATCGACGAGAATCTATTCCACACTTCCTACGAGTCCGGAATGCTCGAAGACGCCATGTGCCCGCCCGACGAATCCATGTTCAAAATGACCGTCTCTCCCCAGGCCGCCCCGGACCTGCCCGAAACGATCCGTATCGAATTCGATCAAGGACTCCCCGTCAAATTGACCAACGTCACGGACGGTACCGAGATCACCGACTCCCTTGAGTTGTTCTTGTACTGTAACACCATTGCCGGCAAACACGGAATCGGCCGCATCGATATCGTGGAAAACCGCTTCGTCGGAATCAAGTCGCGGGGAGTCTACGAGACACCCGGTGGTACGCTCCTCCGCGCCGCCCACATGGACCTCGAAGGTATCACCATGGACCGCGAAGTCAAACGCATCGCCGAACACTTGTCCGCCGAATTCGCGCGTCTCTGCTACAACGGCTTCTGGTTCGCCCCGGAAATGGACCTCGTCCGGTACAGTCTCGATTTCACCCAGCGCGACGTCGTGGGGGTCGTCGAACTCGAACTCTACAAGGGAAACGTCACCATCCGGGGACGACAAAGCCCCAAGGCCCTCTACAACGCCGACCTGGCCTCCATGGACATTGAAGGCGGCGGAGACGCCTTTGACTACAACCCGGCCGACGCCAACGGATTCATCCGCATCAACGCCGTCCGCCTCAAGACCTACGCCGCCCTCCGCGCCAAGGACGGGAAATAG
- a CDS encoding predicted protein codes for MVAKGSLGKYQPGKPSPAVYWTVLISLISFSIGGGYLAGTRPNGEWRLFSWHPMLMTSGMVGLAGIGALTKKLGGYTNTKLHALLGWSSIFTSFAGIYVIYRNKEMNGYGHLKTAHSQAGAAVVVTTVGLGLAGSIFLHPDFGVDKTNKTIRLAHKMASRITLMIAWFTAFYGLMEMIPNEPKILAMYGFPLLMLVPLVLI; via the exons ATGGTTGCGAAAGGAAGCTTGGGGAAATACCAG CCGGGTAAGCCATCGCCTGCCGTATACTGGACAGTGTTGATTTCACttatttccttttccattggTGGTGGATATCTCGCGGGAACGCGGCCGAATGGGGAATGGCGATTGTTCTCCTGGCACCCGATGCTAATGACGTCGGGTATGGTCGGCCTGGCTGGGATCGGAGCCCTTACGAAAAAATTGGGCGGCTACACGAATACCAAG CTTCATGCATTGTTGGGATGGTCTTCCATTTTCACTTCGTTTGCCGGTATCTACGTCATATACCGGAACAAGGAGATGAACGGATACGGACACCTGAAAACTGCTCATTCGCAGGCAGGGGCTGCTGTCGTGGTGACGACGGTCGGTTTGGGACTTGCTGGAAGTATTTTTTTGCACCCTGATTTCGGCGTGGACAAGACGAATAAGACTATTCGGTTGGCCCACAAGATGGCCTCGCGAATCACACTAATGATAGCCTGGTTCACGGCATTTTATGGATTGATGGAAATGATTCCCAATGAGCCAAAAATTCTTGCCATGTACGGATTTCCGCTTCTTATGCTGGTACCTCTTGTGCTGATTTGA
- a CDS encoding predicted protein (ATP-dependent polydeoribonucleotide synthase, highly closed to the Thalassiosira protein thaps1 13204.) produces the protein MPYSVLCQAFTDIEAVTSRLLIQQIFTTLLRQIAVQNPVDLYPVLYLASNDVAPAYECVELGVGDSILVRAIGEATGTNPAMVKKRYEEIGDLGDVAKSFKSKQRTLGGFFQKSVAPKKPLTAAQVLHVFREIAQTKGNQSQKWKVENIKKLIVQATEATETKYIVRGLQGKLRIGLAQSTVLIGLAHALALTPPITLCPHQPTLAELEDYPAEARQYLDDTLPSEKRMEAAVAIVKKAYSEVPSYDAIVNGAAKVPLHQLHRACTLTPGIPVAPMLAKPTKSIQEVLKRLSGLRFTCEYKYDGERAQVHLLPDGTTRVFSRNLLDTSEKYPEVPLFVKEACRNVESFVLDAEVVAYNNKTGQLVPFQILSTRKKTEESAETAKVQVIVQAFDLMYLNGKSLLNQTLAARRSLLMEHFEAVPGKFQFAKSLDHKEDGDTTVLEEFLDSAVKGQCEGLMVKTLEVNAIYEPSRRSLNWLKLKKDYLDGLGDSVDLVPLGAYHGRGKRTGFYGAYLLACYDSETEEFQSVCKIGTGFSEEDLKSLAENLNQHVIPTKSQQYSVSDVLECDVWFDAVQVWEIKAADLSKSSTHRGAEGKTGEEGRGIGLRFPRFERIRDDKRPEEATTSDQILEMYYQQDAIAGNDDDVEDDGI, from the exons ATGCCCTACAGTGTCCTCTGTCAAGCCTTTACCGACATTGAAGCCGTCACCAGTCGACTCCTCATCCAACAAATCTTCACCACACTCTTGCGTCAAATCGCCGTACAGAATCCCGTCGATCTCTATCCCGTTCTCTACTTGGCCTCCAACGACGTCGCACCCGCCTACGAATGCGTCGAACTCGGCGTGGGCGATTCCATTCTCGTACGCGCCATCGGTGAAGCCACCGGAACCAACCCCGCTATGGTCAAGAAACGCTACGAAGAGATTGGGGACCTCGGGGACGTGGCCAAGTCCTTCAAAAGCAAGCAGCGGACCCTCGGGGGATTCTTTCAAAAATCCGTCGCTCCCAAAAAGCCCCTCACCGCGGCACAAGTACTCCacgtctttcgggaaatcGCACAAACCAAGGGCAACCAGTCGCAAAAATGGAAGGTCGAAAACATCAAGAAACTCATCGTACAAGCCACGGAAGCCACCGAAACCAAATACATTGTCCGGGGCTTGCAAGGCAAACTTCGCATCGGATTGGCGCAGTCCACCGTACTCATTGGACTCGCCCACGCACTCGCCCTGACCCCGCCCATCACGCTATGCCCCCACCAACCCACTCTTGCGGAACTCG AAGACTATCCTGCCGAAGCCCGACAGTACCTGGACGATACGCTTCCTTCGGAAAAGCgcatggaagccgccgtAGCGATTGTCAAAAAGGCCTACTCCGAAGTCCCTTCCTACGACGCCATTGTTAACGGGGCAGCCAAGGTTCCCTTACACCAGCTGCACCGTGCTTGCACTCTGACACCCGGGATTCCTGTCGCCCCGATGCTGGCCAAACCCACCAAGTCCATACAGGAAGTCTTGAAGCGTTTGAGCGGACTCCGGTTTACCTGCGAATACAAGTACGATGGGGAAAGGGCTCAGGTGCACCTGCTCCCGGACGGTACCACCCGTGTGTTTTCGCGGAACTTGCTGGACACGTCGGAAAAGTATCCCGAAGTGCCGCTGTTCGTCAAGGAGGCTTGCCGGAACGTGGAATCGTTCGTATTGGATGCCGAAGTGGTTGCCTACAACAATAAAACCGGACAGCTCGTGCCCTTTCAAATTCTGTCGACCCGCAAAAAGACGGAAGAGTCAGCCGAGACGGCCAAGGTACAAGTTATCGTGCAGGCCTTTGATCTCATGTACCTCAACGGCAAGTCTCTGCTCAATCAGACCCTCGCCGCGCGTCGATCCCTACTCATGGAGCACTTTGAAGCCGTGCCGGGAAAATTCCAGTTCGCCAAGTCGCTGGACCACAAAGAAGATGGGGATACAACTGTACTGGAAGAATTTTTGGACAGTGCCGTCAAGGGACAGTGCGAAGGTCTCATGGTCAAAACTTTGGAAGTAAACGCCATTTACGAACCGTCCCGAAGATCGCTCAATTGGCTTAAACTCAAGAAAGATTACCTCGATGGGCTGGGGGACTCGGTCGACCTGGTCCCGCTAGGTGCCTACCACGGCAGGGGCAAGCGTACCGGCTTTTATGGTGCCTACCTGCTCGCCTGCTACGATTCGGAAACGGAAGAATTCCAGAGCGTGTGCAAGATTGGCACGGGCTTTTCGGAAGAGGATCTCAAGTCCCTGGCCGAAAATTTGAACCAGCACGTGATTCCGACCAAGAGTCAACAGTACAGTGTATCCGATGTTTTGGAGTGCGACGTTTGGTTCGATGCCGTGCAAGTGTGGGAGATCAAGGCCGCCGATTTgtccaaatcgtcgacgCATCGCGGTGCTGAGGGGAAAACCGGGGAGGAAGGTCGCGGTATTGGCTTGCGCTTTCCACGTTTTGAACGTATTCGGGACGACAAACGACCCGAAGAGGCGACGACGAGCGATCAGATTCTGGAAATGTATTATCAGCAGGATGCAATTGCAGGCAATGACGATGATGTCGAGGATGATGGAATATAA
- a CDS encoding predicted protein, whose translation MDAEKVVAHPFCQKTSDSAVQLDVLPRDALDVILSFLELDSYVILRPLSKQLRESVRNASHLRFPESDVLNGGFRKRFVNFSSYRPSSTSLTKLLHSFASLTELHLNTVHVLGDDLVAVLNAAPAALTIETMSIADPNLTYWCTDPLAFPRLRNLRFARGSIRSSLSLLLRETRNLKCLIFEHCCPIRDDQVRAVASLLGDSLVDLKLLQCLRLQSPVLRFSKLTRLSLMGCYHLEKLPEFACPALRYLNLSFIFRLTSAQVQTVLASLPCLRELIMTKCPSLSNLSVVSSSLEILDVQFCNNLHALRLRCPRLRQLDTHGCDGIQTLIVATKALENLSVAGLPVRRLEIYAPFLQTLNVSGCRRLDHCVIRCSRLETVHYHGSRLVALRFCKEVRKVILTRWSRSPVVPLRLPPTLP comes from the coding sequence ATGGATGCTGAAAAAGTTGTCGCGCATCCTTTCTGTCAGAAGACAAGTGACAGTGCAGTCCAACTCGACGTTTTGCCTAGAGATGCGTTGGATGTTATTTTGAGTTTTCTGGAACTCGACAGCTACGTGATACTTCGTCCCCTAAGCAAGCAACTTCGCGAAAGTGTACGCAATGCCTCGCATCTCCGTTTTCCGGAAAGCGATGTGTTGAACGGTGGCTTTCGCAAACGCTTTGTTAACTTTTCCAGCTATCGACCCAGCTCGACGAGCCTTACCAAGCTTTTGCACAGTTTTGCCAGCCTAACAGAGTTACACCTGAACACCGTTCACGTTTTGGGAGACGACTTGGTTGCGGTACTCAACGCCGCGCCGGCAGCTCTTACGATAGAAACCATGTCTATTGCCGACCCCAATCTTACTTACTGGTGTACAGATCCGTTGGCTTTTCCTCGACTACGTAACTTGCGCTTTGCCCGCGGGTCAATACGGTCCAGCCTTTCACTGTTGTTGCGCGAGACGAGAAACCTCAAATGCCTCATCTTCGAACACTGCTGTCCTATTCGAGACGATCAAGTACGGGCGGTAGCGAGTCTATTGGGAGATTCTTTGGTGGACCTCAAGCTCCTACAATGTTTACGGCTTCAATCCCCAGTACTTCGTTTCTCCAAGCTCACGCGATTGAGCTTAATGGGCTGCTATCACTTGGAGAAGCTTCCCGAATTTGCTTGTCCTGCTCTACGTTATCTAAACCTAAGCTTTATCTTTCGTCTTACTTCGGCGCAAGTTCAAACCGTATTGGCGAGCCTACCGTGTCTGCGGGAGCTTATCATGACCAAATGTCCAAGCCTATCCAACTTGAGCGTCGTATCCTCCTCCTTGGAGATTTTGGACGTGCAGTTCTGCAACAACCTGCACGCCCTCCGTTTAAGATGTCCCCGGTTGCGGCAACTGGATACGCACGGCTGCGACGGAATTCAAACGTTGATTGTCGCGACCAAGGCGTTGGAGAATCTGAGTGTCGCGGGGTTGCCCGTACGGCGCTTGGAAATCTACGCCCCGTTTTTGCAAACTCTGAATGTGTCTGGTTGTCGCCGTCTCGATCACTGTGTAATTCGCTGCTCCCGACTCGAAACGGTGCACTATCACGGCAGTCGTCTCGTGGCCTTGCGATTCTGCAAAGAAGTCCGTAAGGTGATTCTGACCCGTTGGTCCAGGTCTCCGGTGGTACCGCTTCGGTTGCCGCCAACGCTCCCGTAG